One Halorientalis litorea DNA segment encodes these proteins:
- the ilvA gene encoding threonine ammonia-lyase: MIELADVLDARDRVAETARHTPLEYSHTFSEMTGADVHLKLETFQRTGSFKIRGATNRIATLTPAEQEAGVVTASAGNHAQGVALAATRMGVDSTVVMPETAPVSKVQATRNYGAEVVLHGDDYSEAADHAHELEREGGRTYVHAFDDPAVMAGQGTLGLEIYEDLPEVETVVCAIGGGGIVSGVATALKGKRDDIRVVGVQAEGAASAAESLAKGEIVEREGVNTIADGIATRRVGDRPFEVIEKRVDEVVTVSDSEIAVAVTKLLERSKTLVEGAGAVPLAAILESKFDYANDEVIVPGLCGGNIDLNVLTTVIMRGLVETGRYLRVRTVLTDRPGALEELTNILSRHQANIYAIRHDRTSRDVAMNDAEVELDLETRGHDHVAALLDALEDHGYETEVLV; encoded by the coding sequence ATGATAGAACTCGCCGACGTGTTGGATGCCCGTGACCGGGTGGCCGAGACGGCACGACACACGCCACTCGAGTACTCACATACCTTCTCGGAGATGACCGGTGCCGACGTCCACCTGAAACTGGAGACGTTCCAGCGGACGGGGTCGTTCAAGATACGCGGAGCGACGAATCGCATCGCAACGCTCACCCCTGCCGAACAGGAGGCCGGTGTCGTCACGGCGAGTGCCGGCAACCACGCCCAAGGCGTCGCGCTGGCGGCGACCCGGATGGGCGTCGACTCGACTGTCGTGATGCCCGAAACCGCGCCCGTCTCGAAGGTACAGGCGACCCGCAACTACGGTGCGGAGGTCGTCCTCCACGGCGACGACTACAGCGAGGCGGCCGACCACGCCCACGAACTCGAACGCGAGGGCGGGCGCACGTACGTCCACGCCTTCGACGACCCGGCGGTGATGGCCGGGCAGGGGACGCTCGGCCTCGAAATCTACGAGGACTTGCCGGAGGTCGAGACGGTCGTCTGTGCCATCGGCGGCGGCGGCATCGTCTCCGGTGTCGCCACCGCGCTGAAGGGCAAACGCGACGACATCCGCGTCGTCGGCGTTCAAGCCGAGGGGGCCGCCAGTGCCGCCGAATCGCTGGCGAAAGGCGAAATCGTCGAACGCGAGGGCGTGAACACCATCGCGGACGGCATCGCCACCAGACGGGTCGGTGACCGCCCCTTCGAGGTCATCGAGAAACGCGTCGACGAGGTGGTGACCGTCTCGGACTCCGAGATCGCGGTGGCGGTGACGAAACTCCTCGAACGCTCCAAGACACTCGTCGAGGGGGCTGGCGCGGTACCGTTGGCGGCCATTCTCGAATCGAAGTTCGACTACGCGAATGACGAAGTCATCGTCCCCGGCCTCTGTGGCGGCAACATCGACCTCAACGTCCTCACGACGGTCATCATGCGCGGCCTCGTCGAGACGGGGCGATATCTCCGCGTCCGCACCGTCCTCACCGACCGCCCCGGCGCGCTCGAAGAGTTGACGAACATCCTCTCACGACACCAGGCGAATATCTACGCCATCCGCCACGACCGCACCTCCCGGGACGTGGCGATGAACGACGCCGAAGTCGAGTTGGACCTCGAAACGCGCGGCCACGACCACGTCGCGGCCCTCCTCGATGCCCTCGAAGACCACGGCTACGAGACCGAAGTGCTGGTCTGA
- a CDS encoding conditioned medium-induced protein 4 → MDEKTEELRDIFMDVAEDGTVTESQAAERGSLADTDEADVADRVAAVVERMRDRYDFATDLPTADLVTVVRGFYDGDDDAAIADAIDGDPATVFAARMDLHLLADADTEFGFDLDAFRDRLDAEGPDSETLGTEFDTDPETAARARRVLATKVAVRRVSHRFQSEFEDAIPDAALAVHLTAAAREDGLEEAAEDIETDTKL, encoded by the coding sequence ATGGACGAGAAGACGGAGGAACTGCGGGACATCTTCATGGACGTGGCCGAGGACGGCACCGTCACCGAGTCACAGGCCGCCGAGCGCGGGTCGCTCGCGGACACCGACGAGGCCGACGTGGCCGACCGCGTCGCCGCCGTGGTCGAGCGGATGCGCGACCGCTACGACTTCGCCACCGACCTCCCGACGGCGGACCTCGTGACCGTCGTCCGCGGGTTCTACGACGGCGACGACGACGCGGCCATCGCCGACGCCATCGACGGAGACCCCGCGACGGTGTTCGCCGCCCGGATGGACCTCCACCTTCTCGCCGACGCCGACACCGAGTTCGGCTTCGACCTCGACGCCTTCCGGGACCGTCTCGACGCCGAGGGACCGGACTCGGAGACCCTCGGCACGGAGTTCGACACCGACCCCGAGACGGCCGCCCGCGCCCGCCGCGTGTTGGCCACGAAGGTCGCAGTTCGGCGGGTCAGTCACCGCTTCCAGAGCGAGTTCGAGGACGCCATCCCCGACGCCGCCCTCGCCGTACACCTCACCGCCGCCGCCCGGGAGGATGGCCTCGAAGAGGCCGCCGAGGACATCGAGACCGACACCAAACTGTGA
- a CDS encoding Rid family detoxifying hydrolase, whose product MKRTISTDDAPAAVGAYSQATATDDVVFTAGQIPLTPDGELLADAPIAEQTEQALDNVAAVLAAADASMADVLKVTVYLDDIDDFDAMNETYATYFETEPPARSAVEAAALPKGVGVEIEAVATTDGATDQA is encoded by the coding sequence ATGAAACGGACTATCAGCACGGACGACGCGCCCGCGGCCGTCGGCGCGTACAGTCAGGCGACGGCGACCGACGACGTGGTGTTCACGGCCGGACAGATACCGCTGACACCCGACGGCGAACTGCTGGCCGACGCACCCATCGCCGAACAGACCGAACAGGCACTCGACAACGTCGCCGCCGTCCTCGCCGCCGCCGACGCGAGCATGGCCGACGTGCTGAAAGTCACCGTCTACCTCGACGACATCGACGACTTCGACGCGATGAACGAGACGTACGCGACGTACTTCGAGACGGAGCCACCGGCCAGAAGTGCCGTCGAGGCCGCCGCGCTCCCGAAAGGTGTCGGCGTCGAGATAGAGGCGGTCGCCACGACGGATGGAGCGACGGACCAAGCGTAG
- a CDS encoding gamma-glutamylcyclotransferase family protein, translated as MHVFVYGTLTDPDRAGTVLDEFEYRGPAELTGLRRIDGCYPTLVPGGRTSGRLLWTPECATLDRYEGVESGLYVRVSVPYTGGADAPSTVSVYVGDPERLDASEAWPSTDPFPETVRRYCSMSDVSVHRV; from the coding sequence ATGCACGTGTTCGTCTACGGGACGCTTACCGACCCGGACCGCGCTGGAACCGTCCTCGACGAGTTCGAGTACCGCGGGCCGGCGGAGCTAACGGGCCTCCGCCGGATTGACGGGTGCTATCCGACGCTGGTCCCCGGTGGGCGGACGAGCGGGCGACTCCTCTGGACGCCCGAGTGCGCGACACTCGACCGCTACGAGGGCGTCGAGTCGGGACTGTACGTTCGGGTGTCCGTCCCGTACACGGGAGGCGCGGACGCGCCGTCTACGGTGTCCGTCTACGTCGGTGACCCCGAGCGACTGGACGCATCCGAAGCGTGGCCGAGCACTGACCCGTTCCCTGAAACCGTCAGACGGTACTGCTCGATGTCCGATGTGTCAGTACACCGGGTATAG
- a CDS encoding DUF4013 domain-containing protein, whose amino-acid sequence MIERALRYPTESDEWLQTVAIGGVLTLFGFLLFPLFLVYGYAVRVVQERTADTPEPPVFENWGALLVDGLQVWVVSIVYLLVPLVVGAVTIGGSIAAMATGTNAGVATGLAGLGIGLLATTALSLLFGYVAVAAIVNFARTEEFGAAFDFEVIRAVILDRDYAVAWLVSVAVLILAGAIAGVLNSIPFPGAIISAFVGFYALIVAASLWADGFERASSEMTPVAEQRSDESAI is encoded by the coding sequence ATGATAGAACGCGCACTGCGGTACCCGACAGAGAGTGACGAGTGGCTGCAGACAGTCGCCATCGGTGGCGTCCTCACGCTGTTCGGGTTCCTGTTGTTCCCGCTGTTTCTCGTGTACGGGTACGCCGTCCGCGTCGTTCAGGAGCGTACGGCCGACACCCCCGAGCCCCCGGTGTTCGAGAACTGGGGGGCTCTGCTCGTCGACGGGCTGCAGGTGTGGGTCGTCAGTATCGTGTACCTGCTCGTCCCGCTCGTCGTGGGTGCGGTCACGATCGGTGGGTCCATCGCCGCCATGGCGACCGGGACCAATGCCGGGGTGGCGACGGGACTGGCGGGCCTCGGTATCGGCTTGCTGGCCACGACCGCGCTGTCGCTGCTGTTCGGGTACGTCGCGGTGGCCGCTATCGTCAACTTCGCCCGCACCGAGGAGTTCGGTGCGGCGTTCGACTTCGAGGTCATCCGAGCGGTGATACTCGACCGTGACTACGCCGTCGCGTGGCTCGTTTCCGTCGCCGTCCTCATCCTCGCGGGAGCCATCGCGGGCGTGCTCAACTCGATTCCGTTCCCCGGAGCCATCATCAGCGCGTTCGTCGGGTTCTACGCGCTGATAGTCGCCGCCAGCCTCTGGGCCGACGGGTTCGAGCGAGCCAGCAGTGAGATGACACCCGTCGCCGAGCAGCGTAGCGACGAGTCCGCAATCTGA
- a CDS encoding CRISPR-associated protein Cas4: MHTFRDVETAAYCPRKLYYRRRAGPPDVPDDVAACRSLAFEYDRLLAADADLLAAPIEVSPTTYRSRLGSVKSRLDYWDRLVDPETREAMLEGRECRGVAHKVLDDPLVPSLVFAGTPPEEGVWEPQTVRLVAAAKALAWERETPVEFAVAEYPAHGVVREVPMTTRRKAAYRRAVRTADSTDGPPGRVENDAKCRPCEFRTECGVRTRSARSLL, translated from the coding sequence ATGCACACCTTCCGGGACGTGGAGACGGCGGCGTACTGCCCGCGCAAACTCTACTACCGTCGCCGGGCTGGCCCGCCCGACGTGCCCGACGACGTGGCGGCCTGCCGGAGCCTCGCCTTCGAGTACGACCGTCTCCTCGCCGCCGACGCGGACTTGCTGGCCGCGCCCATCGAGGTGTCCCCGACCACCTATCGCTCCCGCCTCGGGTCGGTCAAGAGTCGCCTCGACTACTGGGACCGTCTCGTCGACCCCGAGACACGCGAAGCGATGCTGGAGGGCCGGGAGTGTCGCGGCGTCGCGCACAAAGTCCTCGATGACCCGCTGGTTCCGTCACTGGTGTTCGCCGGAACGCCGCCCGAAGAGGGCGTCTGGGAACCGCAGACGGTGCGACTGGTCGCCGCGGCGAAAGCCCTCGCGTGGGAACGGGAGACGCCCGTCGAGTTCGCTGTCGCCGAGTACCCCGCCCACGGCGTCGTCCGCGAGGTACCGATGACGACCCGGCGGAAGGCCGCCTACCGACGGGCGGTCCGAACCGCCGACAGCACCGACGGGCCACCGGGACGCGTCGAGAACGACGCCAAGTGCCGACCGTGTGAGTTCCGCACCGAGTGTGGCGTTCGCACTCGGTCGGCGCGCTCGCTGCTCTGA
- a CDS encoding ornithine cyclodeaminase family protein: METLLLGPDAVEDATQWPAVVEAVGDAFAAYACGDAQMPAKSYIDLPQYDGDFRSMPAYLDAEGWDGAGVKWVNSHPENPEQFDLPTVMGTMIYSDPETAVPLAILDGTTLTRKRTGAAAAVATDHLAVADATSLGLVGAGVQAGAQLEAIATVRDIETVVVADKDADAVAAFADAYGDRFSVREGSIAEAAACDVVSTTTPVTDPIVARDAVGDHTHVNAMGADAEGKHELADVLLLDAKVVIDDHAQCTHSGEINVPYAAGTLTDADIHAELGDVVVGAATGRTDGDGVTVFDSTGLAIQDVAAAHVVYEYARKNDVGTAMELVATE, from the coding sequence ATGGAGACGCTCTTGTTGGGACCCGACGCCGTCGAGGACGCGACGCAGTGGCCGGCGGTCGTCGAGGCCGTCGGTGACGCCTTCGCGGCCTACGCTTGCGGGGACGCACAGATGCCCGCCAAATCGTACATCGACCTGCCACAGTACGACGGGGATTTCCGGTCGATGCCGGCCTACCTCGACGCCGAGGGATGGGACGGCGCGGGCGTCAAGTGGGTCAACTCCCACCCCGAGAACCCCGAGCAGTTCGACCTGCCCACCGTCATGGGGACGATGATATACTCCGACCCCGAAACCGCAGTGCCGCTGGCGATTCTCGACGGGACGACGCTCACCCGCAAACGGACGGGCGCGGCCGCCGCCGTCGCCACCGACCACCTCGCCGTCGCCGACGCCACCTCGCTGGGACTGGTCGGCGCGGGCGTCCAAGCCGGGGCGCAACTCGAAGCGATTGCGACCGTCCGGGACATCGAGACGGTGGTCGTGGCCGACAAGGACGCCGACGCGGTGGCGGCGTTCGCCGACGCCTACGGCGACCGCTTCTCGGTCCGCGAGGGGAGTATCGCGGAGGCCGCCGCCTGTGACGTGGTGTCGACGACGACGCCCGTCACCGACCCCATCGTGGCCCGCGACGCCGTCGGCGACCACACCCACGTCAACGCCATGGGGGCCGACGCCGAGGGGAAACACGAACTCGCAGACGTCCTGTTGCTCGACGCGAAAGTCGTCATCGACGACCACGCCCAGTGTACCCACTCGGGCGAAATCAACGTCCCCTACGCTGCCGGGACGCTCACCGACGCCGACATCCACGCGGAACTGGGCGACGTGGTCGTTGGTGCCGCGACGGGCCGTACCGACGGCGACGGCGTCACCGTCTTCGACTCGACCGGGTTGGCGATTCAGGACGTGGCGGCCGCACACGTCGTCTACGAGTACGCCCGCAAGAACGACGTGGGGACGGCCATGGAACTCGTCGCGACGGAGTGA
- a CDS encoding DUF6159 family protein, with translation MGIFARLKMGWSLSMDSLRVLRKQPELALFPLLSGVAGLLFVGLLFGGSLVLNLFEGVAGYVVLFLFYFGTAFIASFFNAALVYSARESFEEREPSVKSGLAAAWRHRTPLFAWAAISATVGLLLRAIESQDNIVASVVAIFVSVAWSIITYFIVPVIVFEDVGVREMFTRSGETFKNTWGETAGASFGVGLVTVLFTLVGVAIAAVLFFTLGSALGGPGVLVAVAVAAVVVVSMFLLSSALGAIAKTALYVYATEGKRPPEFENVDFERTGT, from the coding sequence ATGGGTATCTTCGCCCGCCTCAAGATGGGATGGTCCCTGTCGATGGATAGCCTCCGCGTCCTCCGCAAACAGCCGGAACTGGCCCTCTTCCCGCTCCTGAGTGGCGTGGCCGGGTTACTGTTCGTCGGCCTGCTGTTCGGGGGGTCGCTGGTCCTCAACCTCTTCGAGGGCGTGGCCGGGTACGTCGTCCTCTTCCTGTTCTACTTCGGGACGGCGTTCATCGCGTCGTTTTTCAACGCCGCGCTGGTCTACAGTGCCCGCGAGTCATTCGAGGAGCGCGAACCCTCGGTCAAGTCGGGGCTCGCGGCCGCGTGGCGACACCGGACGCCGCTGTTCGCGTGGGCCGCCATTTCGGCGACAGTCGGCCTGCTACTACGGGCCATCGAGAGTCAGGACAACATCGTCGCCTCCGTCGTGGCCATCTTCGTCAGCGTCGCGTGGTCGATTATCACCTACTTCATCGTCCCCGTCATCGTCTTTGAGGACGTAGGGGTCCGCGAGATGTTCACGCGGAGCGGCGAGACGTTCAAGAACACGTGGGGTGAGACGGCCGGCGCGAGTTTCGGCGTCGGACTGGTGACCGTCCTGTTCACGCTCGTCGGCGTCGCCATCGCCGCCGTGTTGTTCTTCACTCTCGGGAGCGCGCTGGGCGGTCCGGGCGTTCTGGTCGCCGTCGCCGTCGCCGCTGTCGTCGTCGTGTCGATGTTCCTGCTGTCCTCGGCACTGGGTGCTATCGCCAAAACCGCACTGTACGTCTACGCGACGGAGGGGAAACGCCCCCCGGAGTTCGAGAACGTCGACTTCGAGCGGACGGGCACGTGA
- the thsB gene encoding thermosome subunit beta — protein sequence MSQQRMRGQPMVIMGEDAQRMKDKDAQEHNIAAARAVAESVQSTLGPKGMDKMLVSSMGSVTVTNDGVTILQEMDIDNPTAEMIVEVAETQEDEAGDGTTTAVATAGELLKQAQDLLDQDIHPTAIIRGFDLASKRAQEEIGNIAEDVDRQDEEILRKVAETSMTGKGAELNKEHLSQILVDAVQAVTVEADDGSLIPDMEFLNIETQTGRSAGDSELLTGAVIDKDPVHEDMPTDLEDADALLLDRAIEVEEAEADASLSVDSPDQLQQFIEQEEQQLREQVDKIAESGADVVFCQKGIDDMAQHYLAKEGILALRRVKKSDLQFLKEVLGGAIVSDLDTLTSEDLGRGSLDYDGDAELFYVEGEDSHGVTLLLRGSTDHVVDELERGVTDALDVVASTVSDGRVLAGGGAVEVELADRIRDYADSVEGREQLAVEAFGDALELVPRVLAENSGLDPIDTLVDLRSAHENGDTRAGLNVFTGDVVDTLDAGVVEPAHAKEQALSSATEAANLVLKIDDIIAADELSTEGDEEEGGPGGAPGGMGGGMGGMGGMGGMM from the coding sequence ATGAGTCAGCAGCGCATGCGCGGTCAGCCGATGGTCATCATGGGCGAGGACGCCCAGCGGATGAAGGACAAGGACGCGCAGGAACACAACATCGCGGCGGCGCGCGCAGTCGCGGAATCTGTACAGTCCACCCTCGGTCCGAAGGGCATGGACAAGATGCTCGTCTCCTCGATGGGGTCGGTCACCGTCACCAACGACGGCGTGACGATTCTGCAGGAGATGGACATCGACAACCCGACGGCCGAGATGATCGTCGAGGTCGCCGAGACACAGGAGGACGAGGCCGGTGACGGGACGACCACCGCCGTCGCCACCGCTGGCGAACTCCTCAAGCAGGCACAGGACCTGCTGGACCAGGACATCCACCCGACGGCCATCATTCGCGGGTTCGACCTCGCGAGCAAGCGGGCACAGGAGGAAATCGGCAACATCGCAGAGGACGTCGACCGACAGGACGAGGAAATCCTCCGTAAGGTCGCCGAGACGTCGATGACCGGCAAGGGTGCGGAACTCAACAAGGAACACCTCAGCCAAATCCTCGTCGACGCCGTTCAGGCCGTCACCGTGGAGGCCGACGACGGGTCGCTCATCCCGGACATGGAGTTCCTCAACATCGAGACTCAGACCGGCCGCTCGGCCGGCGACTCCGAACTCCTCACCGGCGCGGTCATCGACAAGGACCCCGTCCACGAGGACATGCCCACGGACCTCGAGGACGCCGACGCCCTCCTCCTCGACCGGGCTATCGAAGTCGAGGAAGCCGAAGCCGACGCCTCCCTCTCGGTCGACAGCCCCGACCAGCTCCAGCAGTTCATCGAGCAGGAGGAACAGCAACTCCGCGAGCAGGTCGACAAAATCGCCGAGAGCGGTGCCGATGTCGTCTTCTGCCAGAAGGGTATCGACGACATGGCCCAGCACTACCTCGCCAAGGAGGGCATCCTCGCCCTCCGCCGGGTCAAGAAGTCCGACCTCCAGTTCCTCAAGGAGGTCCTCGGTGGGGCCATCGTCTCCGACCTCGACACCCTCACGAGCGAGGACCTCGGCCGCGGGTCGCTCGACTACGACGGGGACGCCGAACTGTTCTACGTCGAAGGGGAAGACAGCCACGGCGTGACGCTCCTGCTCCGTGGTTCGACCGACCACGTCGTGGACGAACTCGAACGCGGCGTCACCGACGCGCTCGACGTCGTCGCATCCACCGTCTCTGACGGTCGCGTGCTGGCCGGCGGCGGTGCGGTCGAAGTCGAACTCGCGGACCGTATCCGCGACTACGCCGACTCCGTCGAGGGCCGCGAGCAGTTGGCCGTCGAGGCCTTCGGCGACGCGCTCGAACTCGTCCCGCGCGTCCTCGCCGAGAACTCCGGCCTGGACCCCATCGACACGCTCGTCGACCTGCGGTCCGCCCACGAGAACGGCGACACCCGCGCCGGACTGAACGTGTTCACCGGCGACGTGGTGGACACTCTCGACGCCGGCGTGGTCGAACCCGCGCACGCGAAAGAGCAGGCACTCTCCTCTGCCACCGAGGCCGCGAACCTCGTCCTGAAGATAGACGACATCATCGCTGCCGACGAACTCTCGACCGAGGGCGACGAGGAAGAGGGCGGCCCCGGCGGCGCGCCCGGCGGTATGGGCGGCGGCATGGGCGGCATGGGCGGCATGGGCGGCATGATGTGA
- a CDS encoding alpha/beta fold hydrolase → MSHTIEETTIETSGLEFAALTCGDGDDAALLLHGFPDSPHTFEPLLERLADAGYTAVAPYMRGYGDTERPAVEPGNYTPLMLGSDVFSLLGTFDDDDPLVVGHDWGAIAATTAAASNGSQFGTCVTMAVPPNFMPQLDDYAGQALRSWYMTEFQIPGHGEDILRRDDFALIDRLWRLWSPDWTKDEAHLERIKETFRTGETVEAALMYYRDFFDMFLSRPRDQLEIGGIDVPTLLLAGAHDGCISADLFETAPECYDARVELEVLNNAGHFHHAERPDAVADRILSFVDS, encoded by the coding sequence ATGTCACACACCATAGAGGAGACGACGATAGAGACGTCGGGACTGGAATTTGCAGCACTGACGTGCGGCGACGGTGACGACGCCGCCCTCCTCCTACACGGGTTCCCCGACTCACCGCATACCTTCGAACCGTTGTTGGAGCGACTGGCCGACGCCGGCTACACCGCCGTCGCACCCTACATGCGGGGGTACGGCGACACCGAACGGCCGGCAGTCGAACCGGGGAACTACACGCCGCTCATGCTCGGGTCGGACGTGTTCTCGCTGCTCGGAACGTTCGACGACGACGACCCGTTGGTCGTCGGCCACGACTGGGGAGCCATCGCCGCGACGACGGCCGCGGCGTCGAACGGGAGCCAATTCGGCACCTGCGTGACGATGGCTGTGCCGCCGAACTTCATGCCACAACTCGACGACTACGCCGGGCAGGCACTCCGGAGTTGGTACATGACGGAGTTCCAAATCCCGGGCCACGGCGAGGACATCCTCCGGCGCGACGACTTCGCGCTGATAGACCGACTCTGGCGGCTCTGGAGCCCCGACTGGACCAAAGACGAGGCCCACCTCGAACGAATCAAGGAGACGTTCCGCACGGGCGAGACGGTGGAGGCCGCACTCATGTACTACCGCGACTTCTTCGACATGTTCCTCTCCCGGCCACGGGACCAGTTAGAAATCGGCGGCATCGACGTGCCGACGCTCCTCCTCGCGGGTGCGCACGACGGCTGTATCAGCGCGGACCTGTTCGAGACGGCACCCGAGTGTTACGACGCCCGAGTCGAGCTAGAGGTGCTGAACAACGCCGGCCACTTCCACCACGCCGAACGACCCGACGCCGTGGCCGACCGGATACTCTCGTTCGTCGACTCTTAA
- a CDS encoding heterodisulfide reductase-related iron-sulfur binding cluster, translating to MALPLQAGEPITRPTMWRIGHVGEVVFYYLAAVTIAVFVWGVYQRFNRYTDGSEDWFDRVDDLGSRIVSATKIVGSNEKQYNRDLVGGLMHSFIMWGFLTLLIGTTILAIDMDFFRNLTQFFLGERMSFFVGDFYLSYSLVMDFMGLLFVVGIGIAMYRRYVVRKERLFGPNASPEDDLFIWSLFLLGVGGFVQEGIRIVAQDFPSFETVSFVGWFVADTLTTVGVDQQAALFLYPISWWSHALLAFVFIAAIPYAKPFHMISSFANVVTRDEKAGKRLPGIPADLDADTGAESIESFSWKEMLDQDACTKCGRCTSVCPANASGRNLSPRDVILDLKNYREHVDNGGDEKEIIADSDDAVIQAETMESCMACMACMDACPVEIEHLKTFTRLNRQLTDEGEIQPSLQDVFQNVMQKGNTFGDSQRNRGDWADELEFDVADAREEDVEYLWYVGDYPSYDDRNKKVARSLARLFEEADVEFGILYEDEVYDGNDIRRVGEEFLFVEQAATMVENFQDVDADKIVCTDPHSYNTFKNEYPEVDFEEFADDPMMDFDIEGFWNAHGDTEVYHWTQAVEDMVDRGALGLRGDELDYTVTYHDPCHLGRFNDEYEAPRELIRATGCTLDEMPRNRDNSYCCGGGGGGLWLEHEEDEKASEERIREALEDTDAGAGVEKFVVACPMCMTMYEDGRKTGGYEDDIEIVDVAELLVEAIEEGGVSAGATETGDTATPADD from the coding sequence ATGGCATTGCCGTTGCAGGCGGGGGAACCCATCACCCGACCCACCATGTGGCGCATCGGGCACGTCGGCGAGGTCGTGTTCTACTACCTCGCGGCCGTGACCATCGCCGTGTTCGTCTGGGGGGTCTACCAGCGGTTCAACCGTTACACGGACGGGAGCGAAGATTGGTTCGACAGAGTCGACGACCTCGGTTCGCGCATCGTCAGCGCGACCAAGATAGTCGGCTCGAACGAGAAACAGTACAACCGCGACCTCGTCGGTGGCCTGATGCACTCCTTTATCATGTGGGGCTTTCTCACCCTCCTCATCGGGACGACTATCCTCGCCATCGACATGGACTTCTTCCGCAATCTGACGCAGTTCTTCCTCGGCGAGCGGATGTCCTTCTTCGTCGGTGACTTCTATCTCTCGTACTCGCTCGTGATGGACTTCATGGGCCTGCTGTTCGTCGTCGGCATCGGTATCGCGATGTACCGACGGTACGTCGTCCGCAAGGAACGACTGTTCGGTCCCAACGCCAGCCCCGAGGACGACCTGTTCATCTGGTCGTTGTTCCTGCTCGGTGTCGGCGGGTTCGTCCAAGAGGGCATCCGCATCGTCGCACAGGACTTCCCGAGTTTCGAGACGGTGAGTTTCGTCGGCTGGTTCGTCGCCGACACGCTCACCACCGTCGGCGTCGACCAGCAGGCGGCCCTGTTCCTCTATCCCATCTCGTGGTGGTCCCACGCCCTGCTCGCGTTCGTGTTCATCGCGGCGATTCCCTACGCCAAGCCGTTCCACATGATATCCTCCTTCGCCAACGTCGTCACCCGCGACGAGAAGGCGGGCAAACGGCTCCCGGGCATCCCGGCCGACTTGGACGCCGACACCGGTGCCGAGTCCATCGAGTCGTTCTCGTGGAAGGAGATGCTCGACCAGGACGCCTGTACGAAGTGTGGCCGGTGTACCTCGGTCTGTCCGGCCAACGCCTCCGGGCGCAACCTCAGCCCGCGGGACGTGATTCTCGACCTGAAGAACTACCGCGAACACGTCGACAACGGCGGCGACGAGAAAGAGATTATCGCCGATTCGGACGACGCCGTGATTCAGGCCGAGACGATGGAGTCCTGCATGGCCTGCATGGCCTGCATGGACGCCTGCCCCGTCGAAATCGAGCACCTCAAGACGTTCACCCGGCTGAACCGCCAGTTGACCGACGAGGGCGAGATTCAGCCCAGCCTGCAGGACGTCTTCCAGAACGTCATGCAGAAGGGCAACACCTTCGGCGACTCCCAGCGCAACCGCGGCGACTGGGCCGACGAACTGGAGTTCGACGTGGCCGACGCCCGCGAGGAGGACGTCGAGTACCTCTGGTACGTCGGCGACTACCCGTCCTACGACGACCGGAACAAGAAGGTGGCCCGGTCGCTGGCCCGCCTGTTCGAGGAAGCCGACGTGGAGTTCGGCATCCTCTACGAGGACGAGGTGTACGACGGCAACGACATCCGGCGGGTCGGCGAGGAGTTCCTGTTCGTCGAACAGGCCGCCACGATGGTCGAGAACTTCCAAGACGTCGACGCCGACAAAATCGTCTGTACCGACCCTCACTCGTACAACACGTTCAAGAACGAGTACCCGGAGGTCGACTTCGAGGAGTTCGCCGACGACCCGATGATGGACTTCGACATCGAGGGCTTCTGGAACGCCCACGGCGACACGGAGGTCTACCACTGGACCCAGGCCGTCGAGGACATGGTCGACCGGGGCGCGCTCGGCCTCCGCGGTGACGAACTCGACTACACCGTCACCTACCACGACCCGTGTCACCTCGGCCGGTTCAACGACGAGTACGAGGCCCCGCGCGAACTCATCCGTGCCACCGGGTGTACGCTCGACGAGATGCCCCGCAACCGCGACAACTCCTACTGCTGTGGCGGTGGCGGTGGCGGCCTCTGGCTCGAACACGAGGAAGACGAGAAGGCAAGCGAGGAGCGCATCCGCGAGGCACTCGAAGACACCGACGCGGGCGCGGGCGTCGAGAAGTTCGTCGTCGCCTGCCCGATGTGCATGACGATGTACGAGGACGGGCGCAAGACGGGCGGCTACGAGGACGACATCGAAATCGTCGACGTGGCCGAACTGCTCGTCGAGGCCATCGAGGAGGGCGGCGTGAGTGCCGGCGCGACGGAAACCGGCGACACGGCGACGCCTGCTGACGACTAG